A window of the Eulemur rufifrons isolate Redbay chromosome 6, OSU_ERuf_1, whole genome shotgun sequence genome harbors these coding sequences:
- the LOC138384461 gene encoding olfactory receptor 5I1 produces the protein MEFTEGNYTLVTEFILLGFPTRPELQIVLFLVFLTLYGIILIGNIGLMLLIRTDPHLQTPMYFFLSNLSFVDLCYSSVIVPKMLVNFLSENKSISYYGCALQFYFFCTFADTESFILAAMAYDRYAAICNPLLYTVVMSRGICIRLIVLSYIGGNMSSLVHTSFAFILKYCDKNVINHFFCDLPPLLKLSCTDTSINEWLLSTYGSSVEIICFIIIIISYFFILLSVLKIRSTSGRKKTFSTCASHLTSVAIYQGTLLFVYSRPSYLYSPNTDKVISVFYTIFIPVLNPLIYSLRNKDVKDAAKKALRSKVGSS, from the coding sequence ATGGAATTTACAGAGGGAAATTACACCTTGGTGACTGAGTTTATTTTATTAGGGTTTCCTACTCGCCCCGAACTGCAGATTGTCCTATTCCTCGTGTTTCTGACATTGTATGGTATAATCCTGATTGGGAACATTGGGTTGATGCTGTTGATCAGGACTGATCCTCACCTTCAAACCCCCATGTACTTTTTCCTTAGCAACCTGTCCTTCGTAGACCTCTGTTACTCCTCAGTCATTGTTCCCAAAATGCTGGTCAATTTCCTCTCAGAGAACAAATCTATTTCCTATTATGGCTGTGctctacagttttattttttctgtacctTTGCAGATACAGAATCCTTTATCTTGGCTGCCATGGCCTATGATCGCTATGCCGCCATCTGTAACCCTTTACTGTATACAGTTGTGATGTCTCGGGGCATCTGCATACGGCTGATCGTCCTGTCATATATTGGTGGCAACATGAGTTCCCTGGTTCACACCTCCTTTGCCTTTATTCTGAAATACTGTGACAAAAATGTGATTAATCATTTTTTCTGTGACCTCCCTCCCCTGCTTAAACTCTCCTGCACAGACACGTCTATTAACGAGTGGCTCCTCTCCACCTATGGCAGCTCCGTGGAAATTATCTgcttcattatcatcatcatctcctACTTTTTCATTCTCCTCTCAGTCTTAAAGATCCGCTCCACCAGCGGCAGGAAGAAAACGTTCTCTACCTGCGCCTCTCACCTGACCTCCGTGGCCATCTATCAGGGGACGCTTCTCTTTGTTTACTCGCGGCCCAGCTACCTGTATTCTCCCAACACTGACAAAGTTATCTCCGTTTTCTACACGATTTTCATTCCAGTGCTGAATCCATTGATTTATAGTCTGAGAAATAAAGATGTGAAAGACGCAGCTAAGAAAGCTCTAAGATCAAAGGTAGGTTCCTCGTGA